In Streptomyces seoulensis, the following are encoded in one genomic region:
- a CDS encoding helix-turn-helix transcriptional regulator produces the protein MRAARLIRMALLVQSSPGLTADALARELDVSRRTVIRDAQALQEAGVPIRAERGRAGGYHLAPGHRTRLTTLHPTEAETLFLSGLPTALRDLGLSDAADTARLKLSATLLPSLRAAAESSVRRFHLDAPAWFREPSTPGLLPELARAVWSDRTVEITYARPGRDDAVTRLLQPYGLVLKAGVWYVVGRVPDGAWRTYRVDRVTALSPIDGEPFVRDPGFDLTAHWRASAEAFARTLLRTTATLRLTERGLARLPAVADPAGAGEALASASGPDAAGRVTVELPVESEEVAFAQLSELGADVEVLAPEGLRARFRAHARDLAALYGVAGQR, from the coding sequence ATGCGTGCCGCCCGTCTGATCCGCATGGCGCTTCTCGTCCAGTCCAGCCCCGGCCTGACCGCCGACGCCCTCGCCCGTGAACTGGACGTCTCCCGGCGTACGGTGATCCGCGACGCCCAGGCGCTCCAGGAGGCGGGCGTCCCCATCCGCGCCGAGCGCGGCCGTGCGGGCGGCTACCACCTGGCGCCGGGCCATCGCACCCGGCTCACCACCCTGCACCCCACCGAGGCCGAGACCCTCTTCCTCTCCGGCCTGCCCACCGCCCTGCGCGACCTCGGCCTCTCCGACGCGGCGGACACCGCCCGGCTGAAGCTCTCCGCCACCCTGCTCCCCTCGCTCCGCGCGGCGGCCGAGTCCTCGGTGCGCCGCTTCCATCTGGACGCCCCGGCCTGGTTCCGTGAGCCGTCCACCCCCGGACTGCTCCCGGAGCTGGCCCGCGCGGTGTGGTCCGACCGCACCGTCGAGATCACCTACGCGCGGCCGGGCCGGGACGACGCCGTGACCCGCCTGCTCCAGCCGTACGGGCTCGTGCTGAAGGCGGGCGTCTGGTACGTCGTGGGCCGGGTCCCGGACGGCGCCTGGCGCACGTACCGCGTCGACCGGGTGACCGCCCTCTCCCCCATTGACGGCGAACCCTTCGTCCGCGACCCCGGCTTCGACCTCACCGCGCACTGGCGGGCCAGCGCGGAGGCGTTCGCCCGCACGCTGCTCCGGACGACGGCCACCCTGCGCCTGACCGAGCGCGGGCTCGCCCGCCTCCCCGCCGTCGCGGACCCGGCCGGGGCCGGTGAGGCGCTGGCGTCGGCGAGCGGGCCGGACGCCGCCGGGCGGGTGACGGTCGAGCTGCCGGTGGAGTCGGAGGAGGTGGCGTTCGCGCAGCTCAGCGAGTTGGGCGCGGACGTGGAGGTGCTGGCCCCCGAGGGCCTGCGCGCCCGCTTCCGCGCGCACGCGCGGGACCTCGCCGCGCTGTACGGCGTGGCCGGTCAGCGGTAG
- a CDS encoding SAM-dependent methyltransferase, whose amino-acid sequence MSESAMAGSGTEPDKASVARMYDAMLGGQHNFAIDREAVAAFTAIDPQVRTLARANRDFLGRAVRFLIDSGVRQFIDLGSGIPTQGNVHEVAQAADPEARVVYVDNDPVAVAHSASLLADNPHADIVDGDIRRPAEILESPQLRKLIDFEQPVAVLMITILHFITPDEDPRALVGAFRDALPEGSWLAMSHATNQDRPDTAAAVGRLYRSRATSPVTARSYEEILGLFDGFDLAEPGLVHVPLWRPDPAGALPDNPTEYWVYAGVGQTTPR is encoded by the coding sequence ATGTCCGAGAGCGCGATGGCGGGTTCCGGTACAGAGCCCGACAAGGCGAGCGTCGCCCGGATGTACGACGCGATGCTGGGCGGACAGCACAACTTCGCCATCGACCGGGAGGCGGTGGCCGCCTTCACCGCCATCGACCCCCAGGTGCGTACGCTCGCACGGGCCAACCGGGACTTCCTCGGCCGGGCCGTGCGCTTCCTGATCGACTCCGGGGTACGGCAGTTCATCGACCTCGGCTCCGGCATCCCCACCCAGGGCAACGTCCACGAGGTGGCCCAGGCGGCCGACCCCGAGGCCCGCGTGGTGTACGTCGACAACGATCCCGTCGCCGTGGCGCACAGCGCGTCCCTGCTCGCGGACAACCCGCACGCCGACATCGTCGACGGCGACATCCGCCGGCCCGCCGAGATCCTTGAGTCGCCGCAGCTGCGCAAGCTGATCGACTTCGAGCAGCCGGTCGCCGTACTGATGATCACGATCCTGCACTTCATCACCCCGGACGAGGACCCGCGCGCCCTCGTGGGCGCCTTCCGGGACGCGCTGCCCGAGGGGAGCTGGCTGGCGATGTCCCACGCGACCAACCAGGACCGCCCCGACACCGCCGCCGCCGTGGGCCGGCTCTACCGGTCCCGCGCCACCTCCCCGGTGACCGCCCGCTCGTACGAGGAGATCCTCGGCCTCTTCGACGGCTTCGACCTCGCGGAGCCCGGCCTGGTCCACGTCCCGCTGTGGCGCCCCGACCCGGCCGGGGCCCTCCCGGACAACCCGACCGAGTACTGGGTGTACGCCGGGGTCGGACAGACCACCCCCAGGTAG
- a CDS encoding lytic transglycosylase domain-containing protein has product MDRRPTQAAHDPGRAPTPPLLPGGYDPADYAGTVARSAETAGVSPVLLMTVLHNEAYKPHHPLLERLWQWWKPGASFGVANMHRAAFESVRRAYGLSGRWEDLRDDPAFAVRVAALHLRDLDRALPSAHARRYTRDELLALGYNAGERNMRAFARGVPPGPMARSYLRRYREYRGRAVEALAEGGRPRDPDALAG; this is encoded by the coding sequence ATGGACAGACGACCGACGCAGGCGGCGCACGACCCCGGCCGCGCCCCGACCCCGCCCCTGCTGCCCGGCGGCTACGACCCGGCCGACTACGCCGGGACCGTGGCCCGCAGCGCCGAGACGGCCGGGGTGTCGCCGGTGCTGCTGATGACCGTCCTCCACAACGAGGCGTACAAACCGCACCACCCGCTCCTCGAACGCCTCTGGCAGTGGTGGAAGCCCGGCGCCTCCTTCGGCGTGGCCAACATGCACCGGGCGGCCTTCGAGTCGGTCCGGCGCGCGTACGGCCTGTCGGGACGCTGGGAGGACCTGCGGGACGACCCCGCGTTCGCCGTCCGCGTCGCCGCCCTGCACCTCAGGGACCTCGACCGGGCCCTGCCGTCCGCCCACGCGCGCCGCTACACCCGCGACGAGCTGCTCGCCCTCGGCTACAACGCGGGCGAACGGAACATGCGGGCCTTCGCCCGGGGCGTCCCGCCGGGGCCCATGGCGCGCTCCTACCTGCGGCGCTACCGGGAGTACCGGGGCCGGGCCGTCGAGGCGCTGGCCGAGGGCGGCCGGCCGCGCGATCCGGACGCGCTGGCCGGCTGA
- a CDS encoding cupin domain-containing protein: MSCPADSRDPGVPSGAGILERRLTGLAPDAFARDVWSRTALLTRHASDFSDVFDAGAVDELLSRRGLRTPFLRVAKNGAVLPESSYTSPGGVGATIADQLDDTALWRLFADGATLVLQALQRTWAPMGELCAALGAELGHPVQANAYVTPPQSQGFDDHYDVHDVFVIQIQGSKRWLVHEPVHRDPLRDQPWTEHRAAVAEAAEGPAYIDTVLEPGDVLYLPRGWLHAARAKGEVSVHLTLGIHVRTRYALAEQLAEAALAALREDPWTRATLPLGADLTAEVLDGVRARLTAAVADADPAPLYHRTRRGQGRPAPLGPLAQLAAVDALAPESPVRLRDALEARLEGDRLTTRVGWLDFPAADLPAVTRLLDGEVRTAGDLGLPLAGRLLRAGVLLPGGQ; this comes from the coding sequence TTGAGCTGCCCGGCCGACTCCCGTGATCCCGGCGTCCCTTCGGGCGCCGGGATTCTGGAGCGCCGTCTGACCGGACTCGCCCCCGACGCCTTCGCCCGGGACGTCTGGTCGCGCACCGCGCTGCTCACCCGGCACGCGAGCGACTTCTCCGACGTGTTCGACGCCGGAGCGGTGGACGAACTGCTCTCGCGCCGGGGCCTGCGCACACCCTTCCTCCGCGTCGCCAAGAACGGCGCCGTGCTCCCCGAGTCGTCCTACACCTCGCCCGGCGGAGTCGGCGCCACCATCGCCGACCAGCTCGACGACACCGCCCTGTGGCGGCTGTTCGCCGACGGCGCCACCCTCGTGCTCCAGGCCCTCCAGCGCACCTGGGCGCCGATGGGCGAACTGTGCGCCGCCCTGGGCGCCGAGCTGGGGCACCCGGTGCAGGCCAACGCCTACGTCACCCCGCCGCAGAGCCAGGGCTTCGACGACCACTACGACGTCCACGACGTGTTCGTGATCCAGATCCAGGGCAGCAAGCGCTGGCTCGTCCACGAGCCCGTCCACCGCGACCCGCTCAGGGACCAGCCGTGGACCGAGCACCGGGCCGCCGTCGCCGAGGCGGCCGAGGGGCCCGCGTACATCGACACCGTGCTGGAGCCCGGCGACGTCCTCTATCTGCCGCGAGGCTGGCTGCACGCCGCCCGCGCCAAGGGCGAGGTCTCCGTCCATCTGACCCTCGGCATCCACGTCCGGACCCGGTACGCCCTGGCCGAACAGCTCGCCGAGGCCGCTCTCGCCGCGCTGCGCGAGGACCCCTGGACCCGGGCCACCCTGCCGCTCGGCGCCGACCTCACGGCCGAGGTGCTCGACGGCGTACGCGCCCGCCTCACCGCGGCCGTCGCCGACGCCGACCCCGCCCCGCTGTACCACCGCACCCGGCGTGGCCAGGGCCGTCCGGCGCCGCTCGGCCCGCTGGCCCAGCTCGCCGCCGTCGACGCCCTCGCCCCCGAGTCGCCCGTACGCCTGCGCGACGCGCTGGAGGCCCGGCTGGAGGGGGACCGGCTGACGACCCGCGTCGGCTGGCTGGACTTCCCCGCGGCCGACCTGCCCGCCGTGACCCGCCTGCTGGACGGCGAGGTCCGTACGGCCGGTGACCTCGGGCTTCCCCTCGCCGGCCGGCTGCTCCGCGCGGGCGTGCTGCTGCCGGGCGGACAGTAG
- a CDS encoding PP2C family protein-serine/threonine phosphatase produces MPGTTSDAPPRLFPARRAVRRPHPRKGTTLRNDPRSRIDEPPATRNSPRRPLLNPAADAIGSALDLPLTGSQFTHALAPAFADAASVYLLERWRRGENAGVAPDPQRIEAHRLALRVGADAREDWEKLLPVGEVIVFPRETPYARALSSGQAQLLDSVDPHTSARLRASGNGDARMDKLLRTASFLVVPLRVREATIGFVACTRGPGREPFGPTEVTAVEALAARASVALDNARRYEHERRTTLAIRGSLPPGTLQRFEGCRVSHGSLPAGQDTVIGGDWYDVLRRPDGRVSLIVGDAMGHGPESAVAMLQLRTAVRAFAGFDIPAVELVRRLDALACDTPGASFATCVYAEWSPAERTCTVVGAGHPPPLLRGPDGKTAPIPLTEPGLPLGLGTGHYEATVFGVPEPALLVLYSDGLVESREADIDHQIARLAESLDAAAAGFGADLPALCEHLLHAPSGMAGADDRTLLLAELDAAEG; encoded by the coding sequence TTGCCCGGAACGACGAGCGACGCCCCGCCCCGCCTCTTCCCGGCCCGGCGCGCGGTCCGTCGCCCTCACCCCCGGAAAGGCACGACCCTGCGGAACGACCCGCGCAGTCGCATCGACGAACCGCCCGCCACCCGGAACTCGCCGCGCCGGCCGCTCCTGAACCCCGCCGCCGACGCGATCGGCTCGGCGCTCGATCTGCCGCTGACCGGCAGCCAGTTCACCCACGCGCTGGCCCCCGCCTTCGCGGACGCGGCCTCGGTGTATCTGCTGGAGCGGTGGCGACGGGGGGAGAACGCGGGCGTGGCCCCGGACCCGCAGCGCATCGAGGCGCACCGGCTGGCGCTGCGGGTGGGGGCGGACGCGCGGGAGGACTGGGAGAAGCTGCTGCCGGTCGGCGAGGTGATCGTCTTCCCCCGCGAGACGCCGTACGCCCGCGCGCTGTCCTCGGGGCAGGCGCAGTTGCTGGACTCGGTGGACCCGCACACCTCCGCCCGGCTGCGCGCCTCGGGCAACGGGGACGCGCGGATGGACAAGTTGCTGCGGACGGCGTCCTTCCTGGTGGTGCCGCTGCGGGTGCGGGAGGCCACGATCGGCTTCGTCGCCTGCACGCGCGGGCCGGGCCGGGAGCCGTTCGGGCCCACCGAGGTGACGGCCGTGGAGGCGCTGGCCGCGCGGGCCTCGGTCGCCCTGGACAACGCCCGCCGCTACGAGCACGAACGGCGCACCACGCTGGCCATCCGGGGCAGCCTGCCGCCGGGCACGCTCCAGCGGTTCGAGGGGTGCCGGGTGAGCCACGGCTCGCTGCCCGCCGGCCAGGACACGGTGATAGGCGGCGACTGGTACGACGTGCTGCGCCGGCCGGACGGGCGGGTCAGCCTGATCGTGGGCGACGCGATGGGCCACGGCCCGGAGTCCGCCGTCGCCATGCTGCAACTCCGTACGGCGGTACGGGCGTTCGCCGGGTTCGACATACCGGCGGTGGAGTTGGTGCGGCGGCTGGACGCGCTCGCCTGTGACACCCCCGGCGCCTCCTTCGCCACCTGTGTCTACGCCGAGTGGTCGCCGGCGGAGCGCACCTGCACCGTGGTGGGCGCCGGCCATCCGCCCCCGCTGCTGCGCGGCCCGGACGGGAAGACGGCTCCGATCCCCCTGACGGAGCCCGGCCTGCCCCTGGGACTCGGCACCGGCCACTACGAGGCGACCGTGTTCGGCGTCCCGGAGCCCGCACTGCTGGTGCTCTACAGCGACGGCCTGGTGGAGTCCCGCGAGGCCGACATAGACCACCAGATAGCCCGCCTGGCCGAGTCGCTGGACGCGGCCGCCGCCGGCTTCGGCGCCGATCTGCCCGCCCTGTGCGAGCACCTGCTGCACGCGCCCTCCGGCATGGCCGGCGCGGACGACCGGACCCTGCTGCTGGCCGAACTCGACGCCGCCGAGGGCTGA
- a CDS encoding sucrase ferredoxin encodes MTTTDRFFCADAARIRGDSLAGSAPRGTVWVLIEYRGAWPANGYDGIDLDPVVKAHVWAAAHAVRARIFLVRRLVRPRPEGPGRWAVLHYERSGAYRQRWGTWNSDQDLVEIAEALRSPGPLDEPPVVLVCVHGQHDICCAVRGRPVARALSERWPNLVWECTHVGGDRFAANVVVVPDGTYYGVLDPASAVGVVEEHLAGRIHPDFLRGYTDLAPPQQVAVAALLARFGPAGRHDYTVTGTARDGDDWRVRVELHAPHPTAFDVEVRARRTGPYRLTCRGPVPSPAVAYEVRSIHPA; translated from the coding sequence GTGACCACCACCGACCGGTTCTTCTGCGCCGACGCCGCCCGGATACGCGGCGACTCCCTCGCGGGCAGCGCCCCGCGCGGGACGGTCTGGGTGCTGATCGAGTACCGTGGCGCCTGGCCCGCCAACGGCTACGACGGCATCGACCTCGACCCGGTCGTCAAGGCACACGTCTGGGCCGCCGCCCACGCCGTCCGGGCCCGCATCTTCCTCGTCAGGCGGCTCGTCCGTCCCAGACCCGAGGGGCCCGGCCGCTGGGCCGTACTGCACTACGAGCGGTCGGGCGCCTACCGCCAGCGCTGGGGCACCTGGAACAGCGACCAGGACCTCGTGGAGATCGCCGAGGCCCTCCGGTCGCCGGGTCCGCTCGACGAGCCGCCAGTCGTCCTGGTCTGTGTGCACGGGCAGCACGACATCTGCTGCGCGGTACGCGGCCGGCCCGTCGCGCGGGCGCTCAGCGAGCGGTGGCCCAACCTCGTCTGGGAGTGCACCCACGTGGGCGGGGACCGGTTCGCCGCCAACGTCGTCGTGGTGCCCGACGGGACGTACTACGGCGTCCTCGACCCCGCCTCGGCCGTCGGGGTGGTCGAGGAGCACCTCGCCGGGCGCATCCACCCCGACTTCCTGCGCGGGTACACCGATCTGGCCCCGCCCCAGCAGGTCGCCGTCGCCGCGCTGCTCGCCCGCTTCGGCCCGGCCGGACGGCACGACTACACGGTCACCGGCACCGCACGCGACGGCGACGACTGGCGCGTCCGCGTCGAACTCCACGCGCCCCACCCGACCGCGTTCGACGTCGAGGTGCGCGCCCGGCGCACGGGCCCCTACCGGCTCACCTGCCGGGGCCCCGTACCGAGCCCGGCGGTCGCCTACGAGGTGCGGTCGATCCACCCGGCCTGA
- a CDS encoding SDR family oxidoreductase: MTTADLTTPLTGRIALVAGATRGAGRAMAVELGRAGATVYVTGRTTRERASEVGRDTETIEETAELVTAAGGTGIAVPTDHLEPEQVRALVARIDGEQGRLDILVNDLWGGEHLLVNAVFGKKSWETPLEDGLRILELGVRSHVITAALALPLLIRSDAPLHVEVTDGTAVYNRRYRENLYYDLAKNAPLRIAFGLGEELAEYGGTAVAVTPGFLRSEQMLGHFGVTEENWRDAIAQEPDFATAESPAYLARGIAALAADPGRAARWNGRSTSSAELAQTYGLTDVDGSRPDAWTYFEEVKFGGKEGTPDDYR; the protein is encoded by the coding sequence ATGACCACAGCAGACCTCACCACACCCCTCACCGGCCGCATCGCCCTCGTCGCCGGGGCCACCCGGGGCGCCGGGCGTGCCATGGCCGTCGAGCTGGGCCGGGCCGGCGCCACCGTCTACGTCACCGGACGCACCACCCGCGAGCGGGCCAGCGAGGTCGGGCGGGACACCGAGACCATCGAGGAGACGGCGGAGCTGGTCACGGCGGCCGGCGGCACCGGGATCGCCGTACCCACCGACCACCTGGAGCCCGAGCAGGTGCGGGCGCTCGTCGCGCGGATCGACGGCGAGCAGGGGCGGCTCGACATCCTCGTCAACGACCTCTGGGGCGGCGAACACCTGCTGGTCAACGCCGTCTTCGGCAAGAAGAGCTGGGAGACCCCGCTCGAGGACGGCCTGCGCATCCTGGAACTCGGGGTGCGCTCGCACGTCATCACCGCCGCGCTCGCCCTCCCGCTCCTGATCCGCTCCGACGCCCCCCTGCACGTGGAGGTCACCGACGGCACGGCGGTCTACAACCGCCGCTACCGGGAGAACCTCTACTACGACCTCGCCAAGAACGCCCCCCTCCGCATCGCCTTCGGCCTGGGCGAGGAACTCGCCGAGTACGGCGGTACGGCCGTCGCCGTGACGCCCGGTTTCCTGCGCTCGGAGCAGATGCTCGGCCACTTCGGCGTGACCGAGGAGAACTGGCGCGACGCCATCGCCCAGGAACCCGACTTCGCCACCGCCGAGTCGCCCGCCTACCTCGCCCGGGGCATCGCCGCCCTCGCCGCCGACCCCGGCCGCGCCGCCCGCTGGAACGGCAGGTCCACCTCCAGCGCCGAACTTGCCCAGACCTACGGCCTCACGGACGTGGACGGCAGCCGCCCGGACGCCTGGACCTACTTCGAGGAGGTCAAGTTCGGCGGCAAGGAGGGCACCCCCGACGACTACCGCTGA
- a CDS encoding SDR family oxidoreductase — protein MTSTWFITGTSSGFGRLLTERLLARGDRVAATLRRPEALDDLRAEYGDRLWTARLDVTDTAQTERVVADAFADLGEIDVIVNNAGYGVFASVEEATDEQIRRVIDTNLLGSIHVIRAALPHLRAQGHGRILQVSTAGGQTTYPGFGYYHASKWGIEGFCETAAREIAPFGITLTIVEPGATPTGFGTSLDTAPPMPEYAATPAGEVRQALTDGTFVLPNAPEKIAQAMIDLVDTGAAPLRLPLGPDTYDDIRASLTARLAEHEARRDTAYSVVSEEIDAT, from the coding sequence ATGACCAGCACCTGGTTCATCACGGGCACCTCGTCCGGGTTCGGCCGCCTCCTCACCGAGCGGCTGCTCGCGCGCGGCGACCGGGTGGCGGCCACCCTGCGCCGCCCCGAGGCCCTGGACGACCTGCGCGCCGAGTACGGCGACCGGCTCTGGACCGCCCGCCTCGACGTCACCGACACCGCCCAGACCGAGCGGGTCGTCGCCGACGCCTTCGCGGACCTCGGCGAGATCGACGTGATCGTCAACAACGCGGGGTACGGCGTCTTCGCCTCCGTGGAGGAAGCCACCGACGAGCAGATCCGGCGGGTGATCGACACCAACCTGCTCGGCTCCATCCACGTCATCCGCGCCGCCCTGCCCCACCTGCGCGCCCAGGGCCACGGCCGCATCCTCCAGGTCTCCACGGCGGGCGGCCAGACGACGTACCCCGGCTTCGGCTACTACCACGCCTCCAAATGGGGCATCGAGGGCTTCTGCGAGACGGCCGCCCGGGAGATCGCCCCCTTCGGCATCACCCTCACCATCGTGGAACCCGGCGCCACCCCGACCGGCTTCGGCACCTCCCTGGACACCGCGCCACCCATGCCGGAGTACGCCGCCACACCGGCCGGGGAGGTCCGCCAAGCCCTCACCGACGGCACCTTCGTACTGCCCAACGCCCCGGAGAAGATCGCCCAGGCCATGATCGACCTGGTCGACACCGGCGCCGCCCCGCTCCGCCTGCCCCTCGGCCCGGACACCTACGACGACATCCGCGCCTCCCTGACCGCCCGCCTCGCGGAGCACGAGGCACGCCGGGACACCGCGTACTCGGTCGTCAGCGAGGAAATCGACGCCACGTGA